In one Cottoperca gobio chromosome 12, fCotGob3.1, whole genome shotgun sequence genomic region, the following are encoded:
- the LOC115016364 gene encoding AP2-associated protein kinase 1-like isoform X3: MRKFFDSRRELVSSGPGSGGGGSSSGSSHAGGNFIGRAFTVGRHQVTVEEIIAEGGFAIVFLVRTNQGVRCALKRMYVNNEHDLQVCKCEIQIMKDLVGHKNIVGYLDSSITAMGSRDVWEVFILMDYCKGGQVVNLMNQRLQTGFTEAEVLQIFCDTCDAVSRLHQRKTPIIHRDLKVENILLHDKGHYVLCDFGSATNKFQSPQTEGVATVEEEIKKYTTLSYRAPEMVNLYNNQIITTKSDVWALGCLLYKVCFFTLPFGESQVAICDGSFTIPDNSRYSYDLHCLIRYMLEPDPEKRPDIYQVSHFAFKLAQRTCPVQNVKNSQIPSKLPEPIKASEAAAAKKNQAKPRLTDPIPTTETSITPRQRPKAAHSQPAAGILPIQPAALTPRKRPNLPGGAAQPVGVSLNFSQPAAALQSQKAQTSALPLVQSQNNSSQAAAPQKQPVQAAAATAAETTTAAAVVSPVTKADVQPQAQPIVQQQTIPPSLSSGPSQQAAPSSPAPPQRPARRKQAQQPAAQSSPSKQASGQPPVSQQQQITPPSAAQAQPGSTEISQKAAETTPPASPKTTEERGHQHTPSDATSSSVAGVPVSDSSQQPQGANGDAALDQSLTSPPSTTQLVELGDGDAGQDLNKAGPTVEATNTPTQPAWNPFDDDLFSNLSAEEFKTEGKKPTVTVITATMLLFPDLPSEIEPSSEELIPGLQASTVDDTPQDTVERPSTIVDVDSGASLLVVPDPFDILELSDTSEKLIEGLKSPDTSSLMLQDLLSLSDPFGGSVEEAAKDPLTADDSLLGCALISGPSAPPAASSATSSVSSAPTSSAASALDDFSLLSGDCAQPIADSSLLISDFEPQLAAAEAGTEDEFDPIPVTGRKNSQVSGGHSRSNSGGSESSLPSLARSLLLVDQLIDL, from the exons ATGAGGAAGTTCTTTGATTCTCGTCGGGAGTTGGTGAGCTCTGGGCCTGGTTCTGGAGGAGGGGGTAGCAGCTCGGGGTCCAGTCATGCAGGCGGAAATTTCATTGGCAGAGCCTTCACTGTCGGGCGGCACCAAGTCACTGTTGAGGAGATAATTGCTGAAG GTGGCTTTGCAATTGTGTTCCTGGTGCGAACAAATCAAGGGGTGCGTTGCGCCCTGAAGAGGATGTACGTCAACAATGAGCATGATCTGCAGGTGTGCAAATGCGAGATTCAAATAATG AAAGACCTTGTCGGTCACAAGAATATTGTTGGTTATCTGGACTCCAGTATTACGGCTATGGGATCAAGGGACGTATGGGAGGTTTTCATACTTATGGATTACTGCAAGG GGGGGCAGGTGGTAAATTTGATGAATCAGAGGCTGCAGACTGGCTTCACTGAGGCTGAGGTGCTGCAGATCTTCTGCGACACCTGTGATGCCGTTTCTCGCCTGCACCAGCGCAAGACACCTATCATCCATAGAGACCTTAAG GTGGAGAACATCCTCCTGCATGACAAGGGTCATTATGTGCTGTGTGACTTTGGCAGCGCCACTAACAAGTTCCAGAGCCCACAGACTGAAGGAGTGGCCACAGTGGAGGAAGAAATCAAAAA GTACACTACTTTATCATATCGTGCCCCTGAGATGGTGAACCTCTACAATAACCAGATCATCACTACAAAATCAGATGTGTGG GCTCTGGGCTGTTTGCTGTACAAAGTGTGCTTCTTCACTCTGCCCTTTGGTGAAAGCCAGGTGGCCATCTGTGATGGCAGTTTCACCATTCCAGACAACTCCCGCTACTCTTATGATCTTCACTGCCTCATTC GGTACATGCTGGAGCCAGACCCTGAGAAAAGACCAGATATCTACCAAGTGTCCCACTTTGCTTTTAAACTAGCTCAGCGGACCTGCCCTGTTCAGAATGTGAAG AATTCCCAAATTCCTTCTAAACTTCCTGAGCCAATCAAAGCAAGcgaagctgcagcagcaaagaaGAACCAGGCTAAACCCAG ACTGACAGATCCAATTCCCACCACTGAAACCTCCATCACCCCTCGCCAGAGGCCCAAAGCAGCCCATTCCCAGCCCGCGGCTGGCATCCTACCCATCCAGCCTGCTGCTCTCACCCCTCGCAAGCGGCCTAATCTCCCTGGTGGTGCAGCTCAGCCTGTGG GAGTCAGTTTAAACTTCTCTCAGCCAGCCGCAGCTCTGCAGTCACAGAAGGCACAGACTTCAGCGCTGCCTCTCGTCCAGTCACAAAACAATTCCAGTCAGGCTGCGGCTCCACAGAAGCAG CCCGTGCAGGCAGCCGCAGCCACAGCAGCGGAGACTACAACGGCAGCAGCAGTCGTGTCACCGGTGACCAAGGCTGACGTCCAACCACAAGCACAGCCAATAGTTCAGCAACAGACCATACCTCCCTCCCTGTCCAGTGGCCCCTCACAGCAAGCAGCTCCATCGAGCCCGGCCCCTCCTCAACGCCCAGCTCGACGCAAGCAGGCTCAGCAGCCAGCGGCTCAGTCGTCACCCAGCAAACAGGCCTCTGGTCAGCCGCCTGtatcccagcagcagcagataacTCCGCCATCAGCGGCCCAGGCTCAGCCCGGCTCCACTGAGATCAGCCAAAAAGCAGCTGAGACG ACTCCACCTGCCTCTCCAAAGACAACTGAAGAACGAggccaccaacacacaccaagtGACGCCACATCGAGCAGCGTTGCTGGAGTTCCAGTGAGCGACTCCTCACAGCAGCCACAAGGAGCTAACGGAGACGCTGCTCTCGACCA ATCACTTACATCTCCACCAAGTACCACCCAGCTTGTTGAGCTTGGTGATGGTGATGCAGGCCAGGACCTAAACAAAGCTGGACCCACTGTGGAGGCCACCAACACCCCCACACAGCCTGCATGGAACCCATTCGACGATGATCTCTTTTCCAACCTCTCTGCAGAGGAATTCAAAACTGAGGGCAAAAAGCCCACAGTTACTGTTATTACTGCTACTATGCTACTTTTTCCAGACCTACCTTCAGAAATTGAGCCATCCTCAGAGGAGTTGATACCAGGCCTGCAGGCCTCAACTGTGGATGATACACCCCAAGATACTG TTGAAAGACCATCAACCATTGTTGATGTGGATTCAGGAGCCTCACTGTTGGTTGTCCCAGATCCTTTTGATATCCTCGAGCTCTCCGATACATCAG AGAAGCTGATTGAAGGACTCAAATCTCCAGACACGTCTTCACTCATGCTTCAAGACCTCTTGTCGTTGTCTGATCCCTTCGGTGGCTCTGTGGAAGAGGCTgcaaaag ACCCTCTCACCGCAGACGACTCTCTCCTGGGCTGCGCTCTGATCTCTGGTCCGTCCGCCCCTCCGGCAGCGAGCAGTGCCACCTCCTCCGTCTCTTCTGCTCCCACCTCCTCCGCTGCCTCTGCTTTGGATGATTTTTCTCTGTTGTCTGGGGATTGCGCGCAACCTATAGCAG ACTCGTCTCTGCTGATCTCAGACTTTGAGCCCCAGCTGGCCGCTGCAGAGGCGGGCACAGAGGATGAGTTTGATCCTATTCCCGTCACGGGCCGAAAGAACTCGCAAG TTTCAGGAGGCCACTCGCGCAGTAACAGTGGCGGCTCTGAATCCAGCCTGCCCAGCTTGGCCCGCTCCCTGCTGCTGGTGGACCAGCTCATCGACTTGTAG
- the LOC115016364 gene encoding AP2-associated protein kinase 1-like isoform X2 has translation MRKFFDSRRELVSSGPGSGGGGSSSGSSHAGGNFIGRAFTVGRHQVTVEEIIAEGGFAIVFLVRTNQGVRCALKRMYVNNEHDLQVCKCEIQIMKDLVGHKNIVGYLDSSITAMGSRDVWEVFILMDYCKGGQVVNLMNQRLQTGFTEAEVLQIFCDTCDAVSRLHQRKTPIIHRDLKVENILLHDKGHYVLCDFGSATNKFQSPQTEGVATVEEEIKKYTTLSYRAPEMVNLYNNQIITTKSDVWALGCLLYKVCFFTLPFGESQVAICDGSFTIPDNSRYSYDLHCLIRYMLEPDPEKRPDIYQVSHFAFKLAQRTCPVQNVKNSQIPSKLPEPIKASEAAAAKKNQAKPRLTDPIPTTETSITPRQRPKAAHSQPAAGILPIQPAALTPRKRPNLPGGAAQPVGVSLNFSQPAAALQSQKAQTSALPLVQSQNNSSQAAAPQKQPVQAAAATAAETTTAAAVVSPVTKADVQPQAQPIVQQQTIPPSLSSGPSQQAAPSSPAPPQRPARRKQAQQPAAQSSPSKQASGQPPVSQQQQITPPSAAQAQPGSTEISQKAAETTPPASPKTTEERGHQHTPSDATSSSVAGVPVSDSSQQPQGANGDAALDQSLTSPPSTTQLVELGDGDAGQDLNKAGPTVEATNTPTQPAWNPFDDDLFSNLSAEEFKTEGKKPTVTVITATMLLFPDLPSEIEPSSEELIPGLQASTVDDTPQDTVERPSTIVDVDSGASLLVVPDPFDILELSDTSEKLIEGLKSPDTSSLMLQDLLSLSDPFGGSVEEAAKDPLTADDSLLGCALISGPSAPPAASSATSSVSSAPTSSAASALDDFSLLSGDCAQPIADSSLLISDFEPQLAAAEAGTEDEFDPIPVTGRKNSQGPKVLTRKKTISLVPLHTFSSFCSQLFIVSQTVKEVCEDVSMKYFRPAEGAQR, from the exons ATGAGGAAGTTCTTTGATTCTCGTCGGGAGTTGGTGAGCTCTGGGCCTGGTTCTGGAGGAGGGGGTAGCAGCTCGGGGTCCAGTCATGCAGGCGGAAATTTCATTGGCAGAGCCTTCACTGTCGGGCGGCACCAAGTCACTGTTGAGGAGATAATTGCTGAAG GTGGCTTTGCAATTGTGTTCCTGGTGCGAACAAATCAAGGGGTGCGTTGCGCCCTGAAGAGGATGTACGTCAACAATGAGCATGATCTGCAGGTGTGCAAATGCGAGATTCAAATAATG AAAGACCTTGTCGGTCACAAGAATATTGTTGGTTATCTGGACTCCAGTATTACGGCTATGGGATCAAGGGACGTATGGGAGGTTTTCATACTTATGGATTACTGCAAGG GGGGGCAGGTGGTAAATTTGATGAATCAGAGGCTGCAGACTGGCTTCACTGAGGCTGAGGTGCTGCAGATCTTCTGCGACACCTGTGATGCCGTTTCTCGCCTGCACCAGCGCAAGACACCTATCATCCATAGAGACCTTAAG GTGGAGAACATCCTCCTGCATGACAAGGGTCATTATGTGCTGTGTGACTTTGGCAGCGCCACTAACAAGTTCCAGAGCCCACAGACTGAAGGAGTGGCCACAGTGGAGGAAGAAATCAAAAA GTACACTACTTTATCATATCGTGCCCCTGAGATGGTGAACCTCTACAATAACCAGATCATCACTACAAAATCAGATGTGTGG GCTCTGGGCTGTTTGCTGTACAAAGTGTGCTTCTTCACTCTGCCCTTTGGTGAAAGCCAGGTGGCCATCTGTGATGGCAGTTTCACCATTCCAGACAACTCCCGCTACTCTTATGATCTTCACTGCCTCATTC GGTACATGCTGGAGCCAGACCCTGAGAAAAGACCAGATATCTACCAAGTGTCCCACTTTGCTTTTAAACTAGCTCAGCGGACCTGCCCTGTTCAGAATGTGAAG AATTCCCAAATTCCTTCTAAACTTCCTGAGCCAATCAAAGCAAGcgaagctgcagcagcaaagaaGAACCAGGCTAAACCCAG ACTGACAGATCCAATTCCCACCACTGAAACCTCCATCACCCCTCGCCAGAGGCCCAAAGCAGCCCATTCCCAGCCCGCGGCTGGCATCCTACCCATCCAGCCTGCTGCTCTCACCCCTCGCAAGCGGCCTAATCTCCCTGGTGGTGCAGCTCAGCCTGTGG GAGTCAGTTTAAACTTCTCTCAGCCAGCCGCAGCTCTGCAGTCACAGAAGGCACAGACTTCAGCGCTGCCTCTCGTCCAGTCACAAAACAATTCCAGTCAGGCTGCGGCTCCACAGAAGCAG CCCGTGCAGGCAGCCGCAGCCACAGCAGCGGAGACTACAACGGCAGCAGCAGTCGTGTCACCGGTGACCAAGGCTGACGTCCAACCACAAGCACAGCCAATAGTTCAGCAACAGACCATACCTCCCTCCCTGTCCAGTGGCCCCTCACAGCAAGCAGCTCCATCGAGCCCGGCCCCTCCTCAACGCCCAGCTCGACGCAAGCAGGCTCAGCAGCCAGCGGCTCAGTCGTCACCCAGCAAACAGGCCTCTGGTCAGCCGCCTGtatcccagcagcagcagataacTCCGCCATCAGCGGCCCAGGCTCAGCCCGGCTCCACTGAGATCAGCCAAAAAGCAGCTGAGACG ACTCCACCTGCCTCTCCAAAGACAACTGAAGAACGAggccaccaacacacaccaagtGACGCCACATCGAGCAGCGTTGCTGGAGTTCCAGTGAGCGACTCCTCACAGCAGCCACAAGGAGCTAACGGAGACGCTGCTCTCGACCA ATCACTTACATCTCCACCAAGTACCACCCAGCTTGTTGAGCTTGGTGATGGTGATGCAGGCCAGGACCTAAACAAAGCTGGACCCACTGTGGAGGCCACCAACACCCCCACACAGCCTGCATGGAACCCATTCGACGATGATCTCTTTTCCAACCTCTCTGCAGAGGAATTCAAAACTGAGGGCAAAAAGCCCACAGTTACTGTTATTACTGCTACTATGCTACTTTTTCCAGACCTACCTTCAGAAATTGAGCCATCCTCAGAGGAGTTGATACCAGGCCTGCAGGCCTCAACTGTGGATGATACACCCCAAGATACTG TTGAAAGACCATCAACCATTGTTGATGTGGATTCAGGAGCCTCACTGTTGGTTGTCCCAGATCCTTTTGATATCCTCGAGCTCTCCGATACATCAG AGAAGCTGATTGAAGGACTCAAATCTCCAGACACGTCTTCACTCATGCTTCAAGACCTCTTGTCGTTGTCTGATCCCTTCGGTGGCTCTGTGGAAGAGGCTgcaaaag ACCCTCTCACCGCAGACGACTCTCTCCTGGGCTGCGCTCTGATCTCTGGTCCGTCCGCCCCTCCGGCAGCGAGCAGTGCCACCTCCTCCGTCTCTTCTGCTCCCACCTCCTCCGCTGCCTCTGCTTTGGATGATTTTTCTCTGTTGTCTGGGGATTGCGCGCAACCTATAGCAG ACTCGTCTCTGCTGATCTCAGACTTTGAGCCCCAGCTGGCCGCTGCAGAGGCGGGCACAGAGGATGAGTTTGATCCTATTCCCGTCACGGGCCGAAAGAACTCGCAAG gcccCAAGGTGTTGACGAGGAAGAAGACGATATCGCTGGTTCCGCTGCATACATTCTCATCCTTTTGTTCTCAACTGTTCATCGTGAGTCAGACTGTTAAAGAAGTGTGTGAAGATGTCAGCATGAAGTACTTTAG ACCTGCAGAGGGAGCTCAGCGGTAA
- the LOC115016364 gene encoding AP2-associated protein kinase 1-like isoform X1, producing MRKFFDSRRELVSSGPGSGGGGSSSGSSHAGGNFIGRAFTVGRHQVTVEEIIAEGGFAIVFLVRTNQGVRCALKRMYVNNEHDLQVCKCEIQIMKDLVGHKNIVGYLDSSITAMGSRDVWEVFILMDYCKGGQVVNLMNQRLQTGFTEAEVLQIFCDTCDAVSRLHQRKTPIIHRDLKVENILLHDKGHYVLCDFGSATNKFQSPQTEGVATVEEEIKKYTTLSYRAPEMVNLYNNQIITTKSDVWALGCLLYKVCFFTLPFGESQVAICDGSFTIPDNSRYSYDLHCLIRYMLEPDPEKRPDIYQVSHFAFKLAQRTCPVQNVKNSQIPSKLPEPIKASEAAAAKKNQAKPRLTDPIPTTETSITPRQRPKAAHSQPAAGILPIQPAALTPRKRPNLPGGAAQPVGVSLNFSQPAAALQSQKAQTSALPLVQSQNNSSQAAAPQKQPVQAAAATAAETTTAAAVVSPVTKADVQPQAQPIVQQQTIPPSLSSGPSQQAAPSSPAPPQRPARRKQAQQPAAQSSPSKQASGQPPVSQQQQITPPSAAQAQPGSTEISQKAAETTPPASPKTTEERGHQHTPSDATSSSVAGVPVSDSSQQPQGANGDAALDQSLTSPPSTTQLVELGDGDAGQDLNKAGPTVEATNTPTQPAWNPFDDDLFSNLSAEEFKTEGKKPTVTVITATMLLFPDLPSEIEPSSEELIPGLQASTVDDTPQDTVERPSTIVDVDSGASLLVVPDPFDILELSDTSEKLIEGLKSPDTSSLMLQDLLSLSDPFGGSVEEAAKDPLTADDSLLGCALISGPSAPPAASSATSSVSSAPTSSAASALDDFSLLSGDCAQPIADSSLLISDFEPQLAAAEAGTEDEFDPIPVTGRKNSQDLQRELSGNDQRAAQTVASVQLAEENQRARIQLKTAACVYDKHMLPSDVSGIHHHTIPATSTSLPFIPVNQVSQFQPPNSPVTSDVFQLAPFKTPGKESKMAFSSSSFCVSHKPAEKSDVFIQAPFGKRQETTKAVPTNTQISKSGTQQVETSKQCHLGPVASPPGPQSPGIRAPPLHTETLLLQQPVAVHRVVSRIGQQAAVGSVAVGPLHSWTIGGRPLEDPFTAAPFQPRCSEGKP from the exons ATGAGGAAGTTCTTTGATTCTCGTCGGGAGTTGGTGAGCTCTGGGCCTGGTTCTGGAGGAGGGGGTAGCAGCTCGGGGTCCAGTCATGCAGGCGGAAATTTCATTGGCAGAGCCTTCACTGTCGGGCGGCACCAAGTCACTGTTGAGGAGATAATTGCTGAAG GTGGCTTTGCAATTGTGTTCCTGGTGCGAACAAATCAAGGGGTGCGTTGCGCCCTGAAGAGGATGTACGTCAACAATGAGCATGATCTGCAGGTGTGCAAATGCGAGATTCAAATAATG AAAGACCTTGTCGGTCACAAGAATATTGTTGGTTATCTGGACTCCAGTATTACGGCTATGGGATCAAGGGACGTATGGGAGGTTTTCATACTTATGGATTACTGCAAGG GGGGGCAGGTGGTAAATTTGATGAATCAGAGGCTGCAGACTGGCTTCACTGAGGCTGAGGTGCTGCAGATCTTCTGCGACACCTGTGATGCCGTTTCTCGCCTGCACCAGCGCAAGACACCTATCATCCATAGAGACCTTAAG GTGGAGAACATCCTCCTGCATGACAAGGGTCATTATGTGCTGTGTGACTTTGGCAGCGCCACTAACAAGTTCCAGAGCCCACAGACTGAAGGAGTGGCCACAGTGGAGGAAGAAATCAAAAA GTACACTACTTTATCATATCGTGCCCCTGAGATGGTGAACCTCTACAATAACCAGATCATCACTACAAAATCAGATGTGTGG GCTCTGGGCTGTTTGCTGTACAAAGTGTGCTTCTTCACTCTGCCCTTTGGTGAAAGCCAGGTGGCCATCTGTGATGGCAGTTTCACCATTCCAGACAACTCCCGCTACTCTTATGATCTTCACTGCCTCATTC GGTACATGCTGGAGCCAGACCCTGAGAAAAGACCAGATATCTACCAAGTGTCCCACTTTGCTTTTAAACTAGCTCAGCGGACCTGCCCTGTTCAGAATGTGAAG AATTCCCAAATTCCTTCTAAACTTCCTGAGCCAATCAAAGCAAGcgaagctgcagcagcaaagaaGAACCAGGCTAAACCCAG ACTGACAGATCCAATTCCCACCACTGAAACCTCCATCACCCCTCGCCAGAGGCCCAAAGCAGCCCATTCCCAGCCCGCGGCTGGCATCCTACCCATCCAGCCTGCTGCTCTCACCCCTCGCAAGCGGCCTAATCTCCCTGGTGGTGCAGCTCAGCCTGTGG GAGTCAGTTTAAACTTCTCTCAGCCAGCCGCAGCTCTGCAGTCACAGAAGGCACAGACTTCAGCGCTGCCTCTCGTCCAGTCACAAAACAATTCCAGTCAGGCTGCGGCTCCACAGAAGCAG CCCGTGCAGGCAGCCGCAGCCACAGCAGCGGAGACTACAACGGCAGCAGCAGTCGTGTCACCGGTGACCAAGGCTGACGTCCAACCACAAGCACAGCCAATAGTTCAGCAACAGACCATACCTCCCTCCCTGTCCAGTGGCCCCTCACAGCAAGCAGCTCCATCGAGCCCGGCCCCTCCTCAACGCCCAGCTCGACGCAAGCAGGCTCAGCAGCCAGCGGCTCAGTCGTCACCCAGCAAACAGGCCTCTGGTCAGCCGCCTGtatcccagcagcagcagataacTCCGCCATCAGCGGCCCAGGCTCAGCCCGGCTCCACTGAGATCAGCCAAAAAGCAGCTGAGACG ACTCCACCTGCCTCTCCAAAGACAACTGAAGAACGAggccaccaacacacaccaagtGACGCCACATCGAGCAGCGTTGCTGGAGTTCCAGTGAGCGACTCCTCACAGCAGCCACAAGGAGCTAACGGAGACGCTGCTCTCGACCA ATCACTTACATCTCCACCAAGTACCACCCAGCTTGTTGAGCTTGGTGATGGTGATGCAGGCCAGGACCTAAACAAAGCTGGACCCACTGTGGAGGCCACCAACACCCCCACACAGCCTGCATGGAACCCATTCGACGATGATCTCTTTTCCAACCTCTCTGCAGAGGAATTCAAAACTGAGGGCAAAAAGCCCACAGTTACTGTTATTACTGCTACTATGCTACTTTTTCCAGACCTACCTTCAGAAATTGAGCCATCCTCAGAGGAGTTGATACCAGGCCTGCAGGCCTCAACTGTGGATGATACACCCCAAGATACTG TTGAAAGACCATCAACCATTGTTGATGTGGATTCAGGAGCCTCACTGTTGGTTGTCCCAGATCCTTTTGATATCCTCGAGCTCTCCGATACATCAG AGAAGCTGATTGAAGGACTCAAATCTCCAGACACGTCTTCACTCATGCTTCAAGACCTCTTGTCGTTGTCTGATCCCTTCGGTGGCTCTGTGGAAGAGGCTgcaaaag ACCCTCTCACCGCAGACGACTCTCTCCTGGGCTGCGCTCTGATCTCTGGTCCGTCCGCCCCTCCGGCAGCGAGCAGTGCCACCTCCTCCGTCTCTTCTGCTCCCACCTCCTCCGCTGCCTCTGCTTTGGATGATTTTTCTCTGTTGTCTGGGGATTGCGCGCAACCTATAGCAG ACTCGTCTCTGCTGATCTCAGACTTTGAGCCCCAGCTGGCCGCTGCAGAGGCGGGCACAGAGGATGAGTTTGATCCTATTCCCGTCACGGGCCGAAAGAACTCGCAAG ACCTGCAGAGGGAGCTCAGCGGTAATGATCAGCGAGCTGCTCAGACGGTAGCTTCTGTGCAGCTCGCTGAAGAGAATCAAAGGGCGAGGATCCAGCTGAAGACCGCTGCATGTGTCTATGATAAACACATGTTGCCATCAGATGTTAGCGGCATACACCACCATACAATACCAGCTACTTCCACCAGCCTGCCTTTTATACCTGTCAACCAAGTGTCCCAGTTCCAGCCCCCAAACAGCCCGGTCACCTCTGATGTCTTCCAGCTGGCCCCTTTTAAAACGCCAGGCAAAGAAAGCAAGATGGCATTCAGCAGCTCCTCCTTTTGTGTGTCCCATAAACCTGCTGAGAAATCTGATGTTTTCATCCAGGCACCGTTTGGAAAGAGGCAGGAAACCACCAAAGCTGTTCCCACTAACACTCAAATATCTAAGTCTGGTACACAGCAGGTTGAAACCAGCAAACAGTGTCACCTGGGCCCAGTAGCGTCTCCTCCTGGCCCTCAGTCTCCTGGTATTCGGGCCCCTCCTCTGCACACGGAGACTCTTCTGCTCCAGCAGCCGGTGGCGGTGCACCGGGTCGTCTCTAGGATCGGTCAGCAGGCCGCGGTGGGCTCGGTAGCTGTGGGGCCTCTGCATTCCTGGACCATCGGGGGAAGACCTCTGGAAGACCCGTTCACTGCTGCACCTTTCCAGCCAAGATGCTCTGAAGGGAAACCTTGA